Within Colius striatus isolate bColStr4 chromosome 5, bColStr4.1.hap1, whole genome shotgun sequence, the genomic segment GACTCCTTCCATATTATGAAAGTCTCCATAGTTCACTGACTAGTGTTGAGTCTGATTGGTAGTTGTCTTCCTTTTTTACTTTGATTGTTTTGGGACAAACACTACCCTGGACAGTTTTTTTCTCAGATCCACAGACAGAGCGAGCTCTACCATTTCCATCTCAACAGATGTTCTGATCCAGGCTATTTGCCAAGAGTGGACCATATCAGCACCACCACATCCCACTTGGGTTATGAACTTCAGTAATTTATAACTTTTGGTATTATACAGCACTACTGAAACTCTGACCTGAAAATACTTTCTCATAATCAGATCTCCCGAGAGACATGGGGGAGCTTGAAGCAAGAAGAAAGACATGGAATAAAGACTCTAGAAGAGATGGGATACCATAAAGTAACAACCTTGGTGGGACCAAAAGCAACGGGCATAGCAGTAAGATTGTACAGGCACAGCAAGATCAACCAATTGTTATTTAATAGCTGTCTGATGTGCAAGAGATGTTGAAAACAAAGTAGAAAGGAGTGGAAAGATTCAGAAGTATGAAAAAGTGGACTTCAACGGCATGATGAGGAGAAACCGTCACAGGAAACTGATCAACTGACAACCTCTAGTTTGTgaaatcattaaaatattatCCCACTGATTCTAGATGAAAAATTGTGAACTTATGCAGataacaataagaaaaaaaagatatattagCTATTGTTGTCTTGGGTTATAGCAGTCAGAGATTTACAGTCTTTTCTGAGGACAGATGTAAAGCAGCTGTGCTATGAAAGCCTGAATGTCTTTTGCAGAAttattttgatgattttttcctcttttctagtAGAATTCAATTCTGTCTTCAGAGACAGCAACTGACAGTGTCTCACTGTGATATAAGCTTTTTAGCTACACCTAGTTTATTAGCTCTTTCCATCTCTCCAATCCAAGCAGtgagattttaatttcttctgtaagTACAAGGTACTACATTTATAGAATTGATTTCAAGCTAAACATACTATGAGCAATCAGTTACAAACTTCAGAATTACACTAAATCAGCATGACTTTAataaaacaccactgtttccttTGAGACCTAATATATTGGAGTCTTTAAGAGAAGACCATTGCTCTCTGAATGATCAAAtcactgttaatttttttttaaaacgtAAACAATTCTGTAAGTAAAACCATAAGTTTTTGTTTGAACTTAGAATGTTCATTTCAGTAACAATGTGTACTTTTTGTTGTAGGAGACATTTTCATAATGtgggaaaaagaagacaaatccGTTATGCTGCAGTTATACCATCTCCAAAAGGTGATTTTGAGAAAaagttttaagaaataaatatttcttcctgatttgtttttaaatagtttttttaattgttcaaTTCACCGAGAAAGTTACACTTATCTTTACAGTGAAGGAACAGACCTATGCAGGAGGAACAATAACTTCCTTGATATTTTTTGAGAGCTTCTGGGGAATAAATAAGAAATGTTTGTGGAAAAAGTATGTAGCTCTTCAAATTTCAAAAAGTCTAGGCCTTATTCCATAAAAAACTGCCTTTCTATTTGTGTTTCTACATACTTTGCATATTCTCCTCCTAGTGTCTTTGACTTCACAAACCTTGATGTAAAAATGGTAAGACAGCAGAACTTGAgccctttcctccctcttctccaggtGCATCTGCAACTCACTAGGCAGGGCCGTGAGGAAATCCCAGAGGTAATCTAGTTTACCAGATGAGACATTGGAGGTTGTTTGCCCCATTATTTTGGGGAGTAGGTATGCAGAGCCCTACGTAAATCTGTTGCACCCTAACTAGCTGAGAAGAGGGTTTGCCGTGTCTGTCCAGCACTCTACTTTGCCAGGTCgcagaatcatacaatcatttcTTTAAggttgagtccaaccactaacctcacactgccaagcccatcactaacccatgtccctcagaaccacagctacatggcttttaaatatcaccAGGGAAgatgattccaccacctccctgcgCAGCTTGTTCCAATGATTAACCACCCTTagtgaaacagttcttcctcatctccaatctaaacctcccatgGCATGACtggaggccatttcctcttatcccatcattcattactagagagaagaggtggatcctcacctcactacaacctcctttcaggtagttgtagagagtgatcatgtctcccctcagcctcctcttctccaggctgaacacccccagctccttcagctgctcctcatcagacttgctctccagacccttcaccagctctgttgtccatctctggacacactccagcacctcagtgtctctcttgcagtgaggggcccagaagtGAACACAGCACCcaaggtgaggcctcaccagcgcAGAGTACTGGGGAACAATCacctccctggtcctgctggctacactatttctgatacggGCCAGGATgacattgaccttcttggccacctgggcacaatactggctcatattcaggtCCAGGTCCAGCCATGCTGCAGGAGGCTGATGCTAGCAGCAAGACAACCTGCTGCGGAGCATGCCCACCTTTTGCTTGAAGAAGCGGCTTCCGCTCAACACAAACGACAGCAGGTCCAGACAGCTGAGAGCAGTCAAACTCAAAAAAACTTCGTTGTAGCTCTCTAAGTGGTCAAAATCACTCACATGCTGTATGTAGTAGGCCCTAAAGAGGTGATAGGGAAGGAAGCAAATGATGATGACACAGATGAAAATCAAATTTTTCACCTGGGCCCAGAACTCTTGGTGTGACCAGAAGGAGCTGGAAAGTTTTCTCGACACTTTTACAAGGATGAAAATTTGCAGGCCTAGGAGGACACAGGTAATGCAGGCCACAGCTGCAATTATGGTGTAGTTCAGGCCTTTCACACTCTCCTGCTGTAGTTCTTTATGGAACTTAAAGCATGTTGTATAATTGTATGAGCCTGAGCGTCCGTACTCAAAGTACAAGACTGGCACCACAAAGACCATGACAAAGACCCACACGGCAGCGCTTGCTGCAATGGCATGTAGCTTCCTGTAAAACTCCACCTTGTCCTTCCACTGAAAGAAGATGAGCCACCGAATCACCAGGGTGATCACGTAGAATAGGAAGGTCAGGTACATGTGGATGTGCACCATTGCACTCACCATTTTGCAAAGTGTCATCTTGAATATCCACTCCCTCTTGACATAGTAGTACAGGCGGAAGGGTACAGTGAAGAGCAGGAGGCTGTGCACAACAACCAGGTTAATGATGGCTGTAGTGGTCACAGACAGAGTGTTCATCTTGACCAGCACAAATGACATTGTGATGGACCCGATGATACCTCCCGCAAAGGCAACCGAGTAGACGGTGATCAGTATGGCACTCATGGTGGTGCTGTGAGTGAAGGCAGAGGAGTCACTGCTGTTCCTATTCTCTTCAATCATGTTCCTGAAATCTTCCTTGGACATAGGCTAGAAATGAAAGAGTACATAAAGACTAAGAAAAAGTGGGAATGAGAGAGTCCAGCTGAAAAGCCAGCAGAGTTTTCCACCTGGATCTTGCTCAATGGATGATGTTGGCATCTCACAGCTGGCACAAGCTGTAACTAGTAGTTTCATCGAAACATCCTGCAGAATAGAGAAAAATGACTGAGAAGGCTGggcagagaagctgctgcagtccttAAGGCATTGCTACCCATATCCTTAAAACCAAACATGAGTTAATAACACGGGAAGAAGAAATCCTTAGAGAAGTGATATGATTGTGGTGGCTTTGAGCTATTTGTGTTAATTGTAGGATCGTATAGTTCTCTCTTCTGAGCATCCGGATGCTTTCGCAGTGAAGATCAGAGATATTGTTCAAATTCTGCTACTCATTCATCTGTTTATTTGCAACACAGATCTACCCTTCACAGAGCCAGATAATAACCATATGTTGCTCCATCAAAGCTTTGTTACTGAGAGCTGAGTTTTGTACACACTACAGTCAACTTCTTCATGGATGGTTTATCTGAGTAAGGGATTATGAATATCCAGGCTCCACGGAGATACTACTCAGATCTTGCCAGAGTAGTGTGGGCAGTGCTGTACTGGTGCTcagggccatttcacatctaATATGTGGTAACTGAGTGTTACAAAACAGGCTGTTAGAAAACATTAGGGAAGAACATCCTGGGTTAGTGGAAATCAGCCTGCTTGGCCTGAGCTGAAGCTAGATGAAAGTTAATAGCAAGTTTAATAAGCAtactatgtatttttaatacattacTGTTTCAAATAGAGATTAAATATAATTCCTGTAATTCTAAATGTGACTTCTGGTAGGACTTTTAAGTAGTACAAGATCAGGTGTGAGGGTAAGAGTTCAGGTAGCCTGTTATTCTGAAGCATGTTCACGTCTATGAAAGTATCAAGAGTATGTCCACAAATAAGTCACAGACAGAAGCAGGGAAAATCGAACAGTGGTAGGCTCTGTACTATCCTAGCTATACTGCTACTGCTACCTGAACTATAATACAAAATTGACTCTGGAATGTTGTTCATTTGACCAGTGAATCCCACAACACAAAAGAGGAGTTTCTCCTGAGTgaacttttgcattttttctttattactgCAATGTTGTCAACTTCACAAAGTAGTTCATCTGTCTCTTTGAGTGAGTGgtgtttcatcttcttttcatttttaggtAGCCCATATGATTAGAAAttgggagggaaaaaatattccttagcagctttctcttttgtggaaaagagaaattatcTATAACAGTTATAGAAATGCCTGTGATGCTTCTCAGGTATTTTCTGCTATTTCTAAGCATTTTTCTAAGCAATATTTCTAAGCATTTGCCCCTACAGCAATCAAGATCTCTTTATGCACTGAAAAGGCAGTTATTCTCTAGCTATCCCAATGCATCTGAGACTCCAGATATTTTATTGTGATCAACATAAATATAACTGTAGCATCTCAAATGCAGGCATTGGTTGTTCACACTTACCTTTTCTGTTTGAATCTGCATTTCAGAGTTATGTGGACATCTAACTCCAGTACATTATGATAAGTAAAATATGTTGTAACGAAAGAGTTTTTTCTCAAAGCAGTTGCTGATTGGCACACTGCAGCTCTTGCATCAGAAACCGTGCAAGTTCCTCCAGTTCTGTTCTTGTTTCTGAGACCTTGTGTTTCAGCCTCAAGCCAGAGGGGATTAACAATAGCTGCTCATCGGTTCCACCAAGTTGTTTAGCCTTAATTCAAAAAGACGTCTCTAAAAAGTAGCATTACGGcactgttttaattttaaatgcatattTAAAGTACTAAAAGTGCCACAACCCTGGGGATAACATGCTAGGAATGTGGCTTGGTATGAGCATCTTCAGCAGCAATGCTGGGCATGAAGAAGAATGATCCCTTGTAGTTGCTCTTTGGAGCCCGACAGTAAAACTTGAACTGAAGGCAGTAAGGAGCAAGTCAAGTAACTAATATTTCTCTCTGACATTCCTATTAGGGGAACAGTGAGAGACCTATTTCTGTCTGCAAGACACTGAACCACAGGTTTGTGCAGATCTTCGTGGCTGTTGCTAAATCCTTTCATTGGAAGATTCTGCAGGAAATCTCATTTTCATTAATCTTCAAATAAAAACTACCAGGAGCTATGGTATGAGATTATCAGCTGCCCAGTACTATAGGCATCCCACTGAGGCATCATTGCGTGATGAATACAGAGTACAGCACGCCACAGGTCATGTTTCACAGAGGAAATGCTGTTTTCTGATGAAATGAGGTTTCCTATTGTACAGACGTTCACATATCTATAATCTACCGACCTGAAATACAAGTCCTTTGACCAGAATTTAACAAGAGGCACATGGAATGTACAGGTCTTGCAGAAAACTAATTAATTGTGTGACATAAAGCTGTATTATACGACATGAGCTATAGAAATCtccaaaagacagaaaatatatcacagaagagaaggaaaaacagaagagatcACTGAGAGTGGTATCAAGCTGTCAAAGAAATGGTCTTTTCCCCATGCTCCTTACCCTCTTGCCAATATCAGCTGGTGTAAGCTCTTGCCAGGTGTAATTGCATTGCTCCAGTACTGAATCCAGCTTTCTTCAAACTAACTTTTGAACTATCTTATCATCACCTTGCCTTTTACAGAATGGCTGTACCCTAGTCACAGAGTTAGAGTTCAATCTCATCCCTCTTGCCTCCTCCCCTGACACCCACTGGCTCCAAATAATATCTGAGGAATGAAGGTGCTCCTTCAGGATGATACTTTGCAGCTTTACCTCACATTAAAGTTAGCTCCTGACATCAGTAAATATGGAAGGAGCATGGAATTGGAGAAAGGAATTGCCAAAGCAGTTACATTTCAGTTTGACAAAGGAGGTAGATTGCAAAGAGGTCAGGCTTTGGGTTCTTTCAGAAATATGATCAGTAAAAAGATTCTCATGCATTCAAGGTTCATCAGTCATCAGTGTATAGATAAGGTCACCACACTCGTTTCCTGTGACTTTCTGCACAGTACTTGGGACTTCCCTGGACTGCTCTCTTCAGGCCAGAATGTGTCATTTACAAAAAATGATTCAGTCTCTATCAGAATTTGCCCTTTAAAAGGACATTCATTACAACATTCAGGaacttgtttctcttttatcttCCTGTTAATTATcctattgtttaaaaaaaaaaaaaacgaacaAGTGAATCACATTTCTAGACAGAATTTGTACAACCTCAGCTTCCAGGTACAGGGTgtgtttcagattttaaaaaccccTTTGTAAAATTTTGGCTTTGCCTACAGATCATAGaaacaaagaatcatagaatggtagaggttggaagggacctttagagatcaactagtccaacccctctgcagaagcaggttcacctagatcaggtcacacaggaacgtgtccaggtaggtcttgaggacctccaaggaaggagcctccacacactcccttagcagcctgtgccagggctccctcacctcacagttttctcttatatttaaatggaactttttgtgttccagcttcattccattaccccttgtcctgttgctagacaccatCAAATAAAGTGATGCCCcgatctcctgacatccaccatttagatatttgcaaatattaataagatctcccctcaatctcctcttttctagattaaacagcaccagtttccacagcctttcctcatttgaaagatgttccaatccctgatcatcttgctacCTGGAGACAAGTAAAGATAAGAGAGAAAGTACTTATTTTCTCTCTATCGCTATCACACCTGTGAGTCCTCAAAGAACTGCCTCCGTCAGCATTGTGCTCCTCTTTGGTTCTTAAATTAACTACTTTGCATTTGGCAGTGGTGAAATGCATGTTGCCAGTTGGCACTTGATTTAGCAATCCAGATCAGCCCGCCACTGGTTTGTTCCCTTCCTTGTGTACTATTTTCCCAAACAAGTTCATCAGTCATCATTATGCTACATCAACATTCTACCAACTTATTCGAAACACCCAGAAAACTGATTTGTCAAAACTGATGACAGGCTCACAATCTCTGAGCTCTACTCTCTGtataaaaaatgtttgcaaaattTCTCCCCCCATACATGCCTGCTGAGGGACTGGCAGGCTTCACACAGATTTTCATGTGTTCTGACAGTTGGGTTCTGCAGAAGAAGCATTTGCAGCCTGCATCCATCCAATTGAGACGTTGCATTTGAATTTGTAGGGGGGAAAAAGTTCATTTCaaatgaaagatttctttttttgacagacttaataaaatggaaaaatgagtATTTGTCAGAACTGACATTTCTGTGTTGAACTAGACTAGGTTGAAGgcaatattttttaacaaaaaccTGTTTAAAATGTGCATTTGTTTCACCAATACCCTCATTTAGTCCCAGAGTGCCTTTCTGTCAGGGCATTGTAATTGCTTTTCGATTTGCTctaattccttgctgtgttATGGTAATGCAGGCTATGCCACTAgaataatcacagaattatctttgtttcaaaataatgACAATCACACCTGAAGCTTCATGTATAAACATCTAcctaaaggaaaacatcacaaattgaaaatatgaaatatcaagtgtatatttgcatttaaatattggctttttcaaaacaacttctAGTGATCCTTCTAATTCATTCATGAGCTCATTGATTTATGTCTTGTGGGCTGTGTCATCATTACGTTGGTAATATTTACTTTAAACTCAGTCTATTGAAGAACAAATGGGATGGAAAAACATGTTGAGTTGGAGCCCTTTTGTTTGagattttcactgtttttacaCATAAAAAAATGATGTAAACCATGGAATTTTCCTAAAAACAATTACTTACCATCCAAATTAGATGCTATCAAAGAGAATAAACTTATCCTTCTGGTCTTTAGGGAGGCTGGATGACACACACAGAAAGATGGATGAAAAGGATTTTAGGAGGCAGTGTAGAACTACAGGATAGCAATATGAGTAAGGAATGTTTTCCTGTACTGGGAAATTATgaatagcaatgaaaaaaacagtGTTGCTGCAAAGCTTTTAGATGTGgtcaaaataaaattactagACAATTGGATACCTTTTTTTAAgttgaaaacattattttaaaagcattgtaAACCAAGGCTTTCGTTCATTCTGTATGTACTTACAGATTAGATTTTCTCTCCACTCTTAAGTGTTGTTGACTTGGCTCTTCATTTTATGTAACTCtgtgaacaaaaagaaaaatgtccaaTGTTTTGAAGACTCATTGCCTGACTTCCTTCTTTGAGCCTATGACAACGTGAGCTTCAGCTATGTGAGGGCTAGGCTGGTCATAAACACACAACTTTGGGAAGATTTTTAGTTGCATCACAGAAGTCCCTAATTTGCAGTTATTTCTTAGCCTTCAAAGTCTCCCATTTCTGAACAGTCAAATTCTTATACCATCAAAAATGATCAAATATCTACAAAGACGTAAACCCCACAGACCACACAGCTGCTACTTTGGAAAGATTGATACCCAGACTGGAGACAATCATTTGAAAGAATGTTTTGAGAAAACACAGTAGGACAGGAATAAAATAAGAGATATATTGTAACTGACTAAGTTTTGGCTTGGATACAGTTAAAGTATGGGCATGAAGCATAAGGGATGTGTGTAAGGTAAAAGATATCTTAGTGCGAGGTCAGTTTGGTCTTCCTGCAGGCTTAACTTATTTCTCTCAGAATACACAGTCATATTTCAGTATAATAGTTTTGAAATCAACAGTATTAACATTCAGTGTTTACATATCAGCTTACATAAGAATGTTTTAACTGAATACATCCTGTTGCTTCACATTTGGTTAAAAACACACAAGGGCCGTACTGTTCTGTGGTACTTCACAACAGACTGGTATGTGATGGAGATTGTCTTTTTGCATGTTGCAATTTTAACAGGGGCTAACAGCTGAAGAGCTGTTCAGATAACATCAAAAAGGgatcataataataataatcatagaatcatagaatggtagggttggaagggacctttagagatgatctagtccaacccttagCTCTTGCCTAGTACCTTTCTGCAGCTGATCTCAAAGTTCTGTTAAAAGGCATATCATTCCCCTCACTCTACAGAGAAAAAGCTGAAACATCTGAAGCAAAGCCAAATGTAAAATTAAGACACTCTTAAATCAAGTCCTGTATCTTTTCAAGCTAGTCATGTTCTTTTGGCTTCTTGTAGGTCTTGTTCTGGAATAAATACATCCCAATTAGTAGTGTGAAAAAAGACAAGGTATCTTGAAAATCTGCAAGTAGCATCTGAATGAGGGAGGGGTtaaattatcacagaatcatagactcttaagggttggaaggcacctcaaaaatcgtccagtccaacccccctgccagagcagggccacctagagtaggtcacacaggaacttgtccaggtgggttttgaacgtctccagagaaggagactcaacaatgcATAATGTTGTTGACACATAATAAGTGAATACGTATAATAATTAACATATATGTTAAAATGTATAATATtgttgatatatatatatattgttgATACACATAATAATCTCATAACACATAAGTTATATAGCTGATAAAGAACAATGCAAACTGTTGTTTTCCCAAGTAGTCATCACAAATGGGGCTTCCCAGGTTGACTTCTTTCCATATGTTAATATACTGCAAATCTTCAATCCTTGCACTGATCCAGGATTAAAACAAGTATTGAAAAACCAGAGTATGATCTGGGACGGATATCTTCATTATCTTTATTAATCTGAGTTAGTGTCGAGTTCTAGATAGTTATAGAAAGCTTAATACACATGGTTGCCATTCATTTCCCCTGACAAATTGAAGCAATTTTGCCCAAGATTTAGCAGCAGCATGTATAATCTCTGTAGCATGTTTCTCTCACTGTGGTTTAAAGAATAGATTCCGGACTGATATGTTTGGATTTTCATCAGTAATGTATTGAGCTGGTGGCAGAATGtgagtattttaaaacaacacaCACACCTCAGCTGAATTTAAACACAGGTGCTAGAAATGCACACATTTTGTAATTTTCCAGTGATTGCTGATGGTCTTAGCAACATCCCAATATTTATTCAGATAGTGGGTTTGCTTAGTGCCATTTTACCACCTGCATCACATCTTCACCTAATTTTACATTATAGCATCAGTTTCATGGGCCAAGGCTGTTAAATAATAGTTGAGAGTCTGGCCCATGTTTCAAGGACTACTTGTCCAGAGATCTCCTTTATTCTGGATTGTGTGAGAGGTCCTTGAGAAAAGAGTAATGTGTCCTTTACACTCAGGCATAATACATGATGTTAGTGATTTTTCAGTTGTTCTGAACATGGAGATGTATACAGAATAACCATGGCAACCCAGGTGTTTTGATTTTCTATATTTATTGTGCCAAGAATCATGGATTTGGAGATCTAACTGAAATGGATCATACAAGGTAGCAGGAGACATGCAGGTGTGGTGGCCGAGTCTTCTGGAAAACTAATCCCCTTCACTGGAAAACTATTCTTCTCCTTCATTTATGTAGGTGGCTGAAAGTAAAAAATCAGATCCACCTGAACACCTTAAATTCACTGTGGATAACCTGACTCTTTTAGTTAGTTAAGAGTAAGGCTGAAGTCAGCACCAAACTGAGGCTGATAGCAGAGAACCAGGCTCCCAGAGTGACCTCTCAGTCTCTGATTGCTAAGGGTGAGTTTTGAAATATTCTCCAAACTGTGGGTGACAGTTACCTAAACAAATCTAGCTTTGCTAGGCAGTTGATCAGACTTCTGCCAGACAGAAAACTGTATTAGAAGTAACAACTGTTCCTTTATTATACCATTTTCTTTTATACTGGAAGAGATAGACCTTGTTCCTTTTTACATTCATATAAGAATTAGGACTTAAAGTACTGAAAAACTACTTCAATGCTGGCTTCTAGGCTTCTTTGTTCGTTGTATATATTCAGATCTACCATGGAAACTTCATTTAGATTAACAAATGTGAACCTGTTTATACCTGCCAATGCATTGGCCCATAGTTGTATATGAATTTTGCAGTAAGCCATGAGTCTGATTCTCCTCTCTAGTGTATAACTTTAATCCTGTCCAGTTCCAGTTTCACCAGTGACACCTCTGATTGAGCCTGGTAGGGCAGCAGATCAAAactctggggttttttatttatttatcttccCTTTGGTTTGTGCCTGAATATAGAGCAATCAATCACAACTATGAAATGAAGGCAGGTTCCTCTGAAACTGCCCTCCAAAATCCTGCAGTAGAGATAGCAGGACTGATCAGATTAAATTTCAGCCTCTTGACAACTGATTTAATCTGCTATGTTTTTTCCTAAACGGGGGAAAATCCCATATTTCAATGTATATTTGACTCTGAAAAGATGGTTGTAGTAGATGTACCTGTTGGCTGATAAACACCAAGTGTTGGTCGCTCGTTCCTCAGGCTTTTTCTTAGGATTAGTCAGAGCAGTGTCCTCAAGTAAGGACAGTGTCTGCTCCCTAGGTGAAAGGATGAAATGTAGGGAGAGCACTGTCCTCTACATCTTGTGCTTCTTATGCAAAGCTCAGTTCTTCTCAGATCTGCTTGGAATTACTCCCAATGCCAGCTATGGGCTTGGTCCTAGTATGTAAGAAGATATGGATCAGTTATTAAGCTGTAATTGTGACAGGTTAACTGCAATTTATCATTAAGATCAGCTACTAATATGAATAGATGAAAGGCAATATGTAGTTAGAGTGAGTAACCAACAAAATCAATTGTTTTTACTCAGATCTCTAATATGCCTTACTATTTCAAGCACCTGACTAAAAAGATATTAATTACCTACAAAAGCCAAAATGTTTGGTATCAGTAACAGCCAAATCCATTTTGTAGGTAATAGGCATATTGAAATGCCTCTGTCTGGGTTCTGAAACGGTTGTGATTTTTGGCTGTCACCCAGGTGATTTGAGACATATTATGAATTAGAAATACTGTCTGTGGCACATCTTAACATTTTGGACAAGTATAGAGAGGAAAATGTAACTTGCAATTCCTCGTTTCATGCACCTTTGCACAGCAGATATAGAAATTCAATTCCTTCTGAAAAGTGGGAATACATCTGGTGGCCTCCTCTTAGTTCCCTTTTCtaatttaaggggaaaaaagaaccaCTTTGCAAGTTACTATCCCTGGGCATTATTACTCA encodes:
- the GPR141 gene encoding probable G-protein coupled receptor 141, with translation MQIQTEKPMSKEDFRNMIEENRNSSDSSAFTHSTTMSAILITVYSVAFAGGIIGSITMSFVLVKMNTLSVTTTAIINLVVVHSLLLFTVPFRLYYYVKREWIFKMTLCKMVSAMVHIHMYLTFLFYVITLVIRWLIFFQWKDKVEFYRKLHAIAASAAVWVFVMVFVVPVLYFEYGRSGSYNYTTCFKFHKELQQESVKGLNYTIIAAVACITCVLLGLQIFILVKVSRKLSSSFWSHQEFWAQVKNLIFICVIIICFLPYHLFRAYYIQHVSDFDHLESYNEVFLSLTALSCLDLLSFVLSGSRFFKQKVGMLRSRLSCC